From one Anabas testudineus chromosome 18, fAnaTes1.2, whole genome shotgun sequence genomic stretch:
- the batf2 gene encoding mucin-5AC, whose amino-acid sequence MSPLFMETVYEPNSPGSISAEDCNSHTAGSEREGEGQQVGKMGTKRREKNRDAARKSRRKQTERADELHEELQSIERSNSALQKEIATLNKQLHHYTMALKRHEPYCCLRESASSSSSSTRHSVSPSVGCGTSSSPPKVPPQASNSTLLASPSLSTSLNSCLGLQTLDCVKNPHLSPPTSAPTTTLASSPGSSAALFITSSSSSPGTVPCSHSFATLPAPHSLFSDEPGITSRPTNVMPASASLVLDAVPPSVLNVAAHPRSVQDTIHKTSSLSAGASCSAFISDTLDAFLTKQTSFVTSPSNVLPSYLHVATENVGLVQGCHQNAGLYSENPNNSSLPCSLLPRTQDAALQSFSASPQASLEPFLAPDFALKPSFSQQISPSPASLLSLLTVPSPLIVPQTTSNSFDGPTAQSSPSLPMLVDTSRDVSLSELLEVNDWILSGTNNQ is encoded by the exons ATGTCCCCGTTATTCATGGAAACCGTGTACGAGCCCAACAGCCCTGGCTCCATATCAGCTGAGGATTGCAACAGCCACACGGCTGGATCG gagagagaaggggagggacAGCAGGTGGGAAAAATGGGCACGAAAAGAcgagagaagaacagagacgCAGCAAGGAAGAGTCGAcggaaacaaacagagagagcagaTGAGCTTCATGAG GAGCTGCAGAGTATCGAGCGCTCAAACTCAGCCCTTCAAAAGGAGATCGCCACATTGAATAAACAGCTCCACCACTACACGATGGCTCTGAAGCGCCACGAACCCTACTGCTGCCTCAGAGAGTCTGCATCCAGTTCAAGCTCGTCCACCCGCCATTCGGTTTCACCATCAGTTGGCTGTGGGACCAGTTCTAGTCCTCCTAAAGTCCCTCCCCAAGCTTCGAACTCCACTTTGTTGGCTTCACCCTCACTCTCTACCTCCTTGAACTCCTGTCTGGGACTTCAAACCCTCGACTGTGTTAAAAATCCTCACCTATCACCTCCAAcatctgctccaacaactacaTTAGCTTCGTCTCCCGGCTCGTCTGCTGCCCtcttcatcacctcctcctcctccagcccaGGGACTGTTCCCTGCTCCCACTCTTTTGCCACTCTCCCAGCTCCTCACTCGTTGTTTAGCGACGAGCCTGGAATCACCTCAAGACCCACAAATGTTATGCCTGCGAGTGCCAGTCTTGTTTTAGACGCTGTTCCCCCCAGTGTCCTGAATGTAGCTGCTCATCCACGCTCTGTGCAGGACACCATCCATAAAACCTCTTCACTGTCGGCAGGTGCTAGTTGCTCTGCGTTCATTTCTGACACACTAGATGCATTTCTAACTAAACAAACCTCTTTTGTAACCTCTCCATCTAATGTATTACCCTCTTATTTACATGTAGCAACAGAAAATGTAGGACTAGTGCAAGGTTGTCACCAAAATGCAGGTCTTTACAGTGAAAATCCCAACAACTCAAGTCTGCCGTGTTCTCTTTTACCCCGGACACAAGATGCTGCTCTTCAGTCCTTCTCAGCTTCACCTCAGGCAAGCTTGGAGCCTTTTCTGGCCCCTGACTTTGCCTTAAAGCCAAGTTTCAGTCAACAAATATCACCTAGTCCTGCATCTTTGCTTTCTCTCCTCACTGTCCCCAGTCCGCTTATTGTCCCTCAGACTACTTCCAACAGCTTTGATGGACCCACCGCTCAATCTTCACCCTCGCTGCCAATGTTGGTCGATACCTCAAGAGATGTTTCCCTTTCTGAGCTCCTGGAGGTCAATGATTGGATCCTAAGTGGAACTAACAATCAGTAG
- the arl2 gene encoding ADP-ribosylation factor-like protein 2 gives MGLLTILKKMKQKEREMRLLMLGLDNAGKTTILKKFNGEDVSTISPTLGFNIKTLEHKGFKLNIWDVGGQKSLRSYWRNYFESTDGLVWVVDSADRLRLEDCRKELSALLLEERLAGATLLVFANKQDLPGALSKEAIREALVLDEIKSHHWCIIGCSAVSGENLLAGVDWLLDDIAARIFTAD, from the exons ATGGGACTGCTGACGATTCTGAAGAAGATGAAGCAGAAGGAGCGGGAGATGAGGCTGTTGATGTT AGGTCTGGACAACGCGGGGAAGACGACCATCCTGAAGAAGTTTAACGGGGAAGACGTCAGCACCATATCTCCAACACTGGGCTTCAACATCAAGACCCTGGAGCACAAAGG gtttaaactgaatatttgggATGTAGGGGGACAGAAGTCACTTCGCTCGTACTGGAGGAACTACTTTGAGAGCACAGACGGGCTGGTGTGGGTAGTGGACAGCGCAGACAGACTCAGACTTGAAGACTGCAGAAAGGAGCTGAGTGcactgctgctggaggag AGGTTAGCTGGTGCAACGTTGCTGGTTTTTGCCAACAAACAGGACTTACCAGGAGCTCTGTCAAAAGAGGCAATACGGGAG GCACTGGTTCTGGATGAGATCAAAAGTCATCACTGGTGCATCATTGGTTGCAGCGCAGTAAGCGGAGAGAACCTATTAGCTGGAGTGGATTGGCTCTTAGACGATATCGCTGCGAGGATCTTCACCGCTGACTGA